The following proteins are encoded in a genomic region of Oryza brachyantha chromosome 11, ObraRS2, whole genome shotgun sequence:
- the LOC107305295 gene encoding disease resistance protein RGA5-like isoform X1, translated as MHGIEDCNQRLRSISIVGIGGLGKTTLARAVYDNIKAQFRSKAFVSVGQEPDIRNIFKKILHELDEQKYANINEAKRDEEQLINELRRFLKDTRYLIVVDDVWETKTWKFINCAFVDSNCGSRVITTTRKNTVAEVVVKEVGDIYTMEPLSSANSERLFYGRIFGDVCKAPTDYQLIEATEKILKKCGGVPLSIITIASLLADKSIRDWSSVYDSIGFGPTDKNEVVENTRKILSFSYYDLPSYLKPCLLYLSIYPEDHWIQNNSLIWKWVAEGFVHKEPGKALFEVGESYLIELIRKSMIQPAESYGSFLTWYRIHDMVLDLIRILATKENFVKILDREAEEHSLSSHSSTVRRIALHKRGNQEENDNLSAGMKQLRSLNAIQSPISTMPSLVSFQVLRVLALEDCDIKGGLQLKHIGKLRQLRYLGLRGTKVSELPSDIVELVDLQTLDVLETGLKEVPRSIGKLSKLMYLRVSQSTRILTGFGNLRSLQVLSIYWDSIDNYENFAVEVGKLTELRSLTVDGNAHEVDDNTYKCLMESLCSLHKIQNLAIFGSGRDLSDWEGWDHWEPHRKLSEFFMSYTEFPRLPAWVNSTCVPYLSELTIDVSTVEAKDLDALARLPLLSLLRLNVRHRFPWAVAGGGGLFQNLRFLNTNMPLAFLRGATPKLKDVELYPHVSQDGDASDIGLGSLPLLKTVEVALDCEAATPAQVEEAEAAWRHTVHAHPNRPVLYLRREGENLMKEDSDPDEEEISDTDEVDGNDDDEISAQEQQIYTKKMKRETT; from the exons ATGCACGGGATCGAAGATTGCAACCAGCGATTGAGGTCAATCTCAATTGTTGGAATTGGTGGGCTTGGCAAAACCACTCTTGCCAGAGCAGTGTATGACAATATAAAGGCACAGTTTCGTTCTAAGGCCTTTGTTTCGGTCGGTCAAGAGCCTGACATAAGAAATATTTTCAAGAAGATCCTCCATGAACTTGATGAACAAAAGTACGCAAATATCAACGAGGCGAAAAGGGATGAAGAACAACTCATCAATGAACTAAGAAGGTTCCTAAAGGATACAAG GTATTTGATTGTTGTTGATGATGTTTGGGAGACAAAAACATGgaaatttattaattgtgCCTTTGTGGATAGTAATTGTGGAAGCAGAGTAATCACAACAACTCGCAAAAATACAGTTGCCGAAGTAGTTGTTAAAGAAGTTGGTGATATTTACACTATGGAGCCGCTTTCCAGTGCCAACTCGGAAAGGTTGTTCTACGGCAGAATATTTGGTGATGTCTGCAAAGCCCCAACTGATTATCAATTGATTGAGGCAACCGAAAAGATTTTAAAGAAATGTGGTGGCGTACCATTGTCTATAATTACAATAGCCAGTTTGTTGGCTGATAAGTCTATAAGGGACTGGTCTTCAGTTTATGATTCTATTGGTTTCGGGCCTACAGATAAAAATGAGGTAGTTGAAAATACGAGAAAGATATTATCTTTTAGCTACTATGATTTGCCCTCATATCTAAAGCCATGTTTGCTCTACCTAAGTATATATCCTGAAGATCATTGGATTCAGAATAATAGTTTGATATGGAAATGGGTAGCAGAAGGCTTTGTCCATAAGGAACCAGGGAAGGCATTATTCGAAGTTGGAGAAAGTTACTTAATCGAGCTTATACGTAAAAGCATGATCCAACCTGCAGAGTCTTATGGCAGCTTCTTGACTTGGTATCGTATCCATGATATGGTGCTAGATCTCATTCGCATCTTGGCAACTAAAGAAAACTTTGTAAAAATATTGGACAGAGAAGCTGAGGAGCATAGCTTGTCTTCGCATAGCAGCACTGTCCGCAGGATAGCATTGCACAAGAGAGGGAACCAAGAAGAAAATGATAACCTTTCTGCCGGGATGAAACAATTGAGGTCACTCAATGCCATTCAATCTCCTATTAGCACGATGCCCTCCCTTGTGAGCTTCCAGGTTCTACGGGTACTAGCTCTAGAAGACTGTGATATCAAAGGAGGATTACAGCTGAAGCATATCGGAAAGCTACGTCAGTTGAGGTACCTGGGTTTGAGAGGCACAAAAGTTTCTGAGCTCCCAAGTGACATAGTTGAGCTCGTGGACCTGCAGACGCTGGACGTCCTAGAAACAGGCCTCAAGGAAGTACCAAGGAGCATTGGCAAGCTAAGCAAGCTAATGTACCTGCGTGTGAGTCAAAGCACGAGGATACTGACAGGGTTTGGCAACCTGAGGTCACTGCAAGTGCTAAGCATCTACTGGGATTCCATTGACAACTATGAAAACTTCGCCGTGGAGGTGGGCAAGCTGACAGAACTAAGGAGCCTCACAGTTGATGGAAATGCTCACGAGGTCGATGATAACACATACAAGTGCCTGATGGAGTCTCTGTGCAGCTTGCACAAAATCCAAAACCTGGCAATCTTTGGGTCTGGAAGGGATTTGAGCGACTGGGAAGGTTGGGACCACTGGGAGCCTCACCGGAAGCTCAGCGAGTTCTTCATGTCATACACTGAGTTCCCTCGCCTGCCGGCGTGGGTGAACTCTACGTGTGTCCCGTACCTCTCCGAACTGACAATTGACGTGTCGACCGTGGAAGCGAAGGACCTGGACGCCCTTGCCAGGCTACCGCTGCTCAGCTTACTCCGTCTGAATGTCCGCCATAGATTTCCGTGGGCTGTAGCTGGTGGAGGAGGACTGTTTCAGAACCTGAGATTCTTGAATACCAACATGCCGCTCGCATTCCTACGGGGAGCGACGCCGAAGCTGAAGGACGTCGAACTCTACCCGCACGTATCCCAAGATGGTGATGCCAGTGACATCGGCTTGGGGAGCCTCCCGTTGCTCAAGACCGTCGAGGTTGCACTCGACTGTGAGGCTGCGACTCCCGCGCAGGTGGAGGAAGCAGAGGCGGCGTGGAGGCACACGGTGCACGCTCACCCCAACCGACCTGTTCTTTATTTgcgccgagagggagag aatCTGATGAAAGAAGACAGTGATCCTGACGAGGAGGAGATTTCAGACACTGATGAGGTTGACGGaaatgacgacgacgagattTCAGCACAAGAG CAGCAGATATATACCAAGAAGATGAAAAGGGAGACGACTTAA
- the LOC107305295 gene encoding disease resistance protein RGA5-like isoform X2 — protein MHGIEDCNQRLRSISIVGIGGLGKTTLARAVYDNIKAQFRSKAFVSVGQEPDIRNIFKKILHELDEQKYANINEAKRDEEQLINELRRFLKDTRYLIVVDDVWETKTWKFINCAFVDSNCGSRVITTTRKNTVAEVVVKEVGDIYTMEPLSSANSERLFYGRIFGDVCKAPTDYQLIEATEKILKKCGGVPLSIITIASLLADKSIRDWSSVYDSIGFGPTDKNEVVENTRKILSFSYYDLPSYLKPCLLYLSIYPEDHWIQNNSLIWKWVAEGFVHKEPGKALFEVGESYLIELIRKSMIQPAESYGSFLTWYRIHDMVLDLIRILATKENFVKILDREAEEHSLSSHSSTVRRIALHKRGNQEENDNLSAGMKQLRSLNAIQSPISTMPSLVSFQVLRVLALEDCDIKGGLQLKHIGKLRQLRYLGLRGTKVSELPSDIVELVDLQTLDVLETGLKEVPRSIGKLSKLMYLRVSQSTRILTGFGNLRSLQVLSIYWDSIDNYENFAVEVGKLTELRSLTVDGNAHEVDDNTYKCLMESLCSLHKIQNLAIFGSGRDLSDWEGWDHWEPHRKLSEFFMSYTEFPRLPAWVNSTCVPYLSELTIDVSTVEAKDLDALARLPLLSLLRLNVRHRFPWAVAGGGGLFQNLRFLNTNMPLAFLRGATPKLKDVELYPHVSQDGDASDIGLGSLPLLKTVEVALDCEAATPAQVEEAEAAWRHTVHAHPNRPVLYLRREGENLMKEDSDPDEEEISDTDEVDGNDDDEISAQEQIYTKKMKRETT, from the exons ATGCACGGGATCGAAGATTGCAACCAGCGATTGAGGTCAATCTCAATTGTTGGAATTGGTGGGCTTGGCAAAACCACTCTTGCCAGAGCAGTGTATGACAATATAAAGGCACAGTTTCGTTCTAAGGCCTTTGTTTCGGTCGGTCAAGAGCCTGACATAAGAAATATTTTCAAGAAGATCCTCCATGAACTTGATGAACAAAAGTACGCAAATATCAACGAGGCGAAAAGGGATGAAGAACAACTCATCAATGAACTAAGAAGGTTCCTAAAGGATACAAG GTATTTGATTGTTGTTGATGATGTTTGGGAGACAAAAACATGgaaatttattaattgtgCCTTTGTGGATAGTAATTGTGGAAGCAGAGTAATCACAACAACTCGCAAAAATACAGTTGCCGAAGTAGTTGTTAAAGAAGTTGGTGATATTTACACTATGGAGCCGCTTTCCAGTGCCAACTCGGAAAGGTTGTTCTACGGCAGAATATTTGGTGATGTCTGCAAAGCCCCAACTGATTATCAATTGATTGAGGCAACCGAAAAGATTTTAAAGAAATGTGGTGGCGTACCATTGTCTATAATTACAATAGCCAGTTTGTTGGCTGATAAGTCTATAAGGGACTGGTCTTCAGTTTATGATTCTATTGGTTTCGGGCCTACAGATAAAAATGAGGTAGTTGAAAATACGAGAAAGATATTATCTTTTAGCTACTATGATTTGCCCTCATATCTAAAGCCATGTTTGCTCTACCTAAGTATATATCCTGAAGATCATTGGATTCAGAATAATAGTTTGATATGGAAATGGGTAGCAGAAGGCTTTGTCCATAAGGAACCAGGGAAGGCATTATTCGAAGTTGGAGAAAGTTACTTAATCGAGCTTATACGTAAAAGCATGATCCAACCTGCAGAGTCTTATGGCAGCTTCTTGACTTGGTATCGTATCCATGATATGGTGCTAGATCTCATTCGCATCTTGGCAACTAAAGAAAACTTTGTAAAAATATTGGACAGAGAAGCTGAGGAGCATAGCTTGTCTTCGCATAGCAGCACTGTCCGCAGGATAGCATTGCACAAGAGAGGGAACCAAGAAGAAAATGATAACCTTTCTGCCGGGATGAAACAATTGAGGTCACTCAATGCCATTCAATCTCCTATTAGCACGATGCCCTCCCTTGTGAGCTTCCAGGTTCTACGGGTACTAGCTCTAGAAGACTGTGATATCAAAGGAGGATTACAGCTGAAGCATATCGGAAAGCTACGTCAGTTGAGGTACCTGGGTTTGAGAGGCACAAAAGTTTCTGAGCTCCCAAGTGACATAGTTGAGCTCGTGGACCTGCAGACGCTGGACGTCCTAGAAACAGGCCTCAAGGAAGTACCAAGGAGCATTGGCAAGCTAAGCAAGCTAATGTACCTGCGTGTGAGTCAAAGCACGAGGATACTGACAGGGTTTGGCAACCTGAGGTCACTGCAAGTGCTAAGCATCTACTGGGATTCCATTGACAACTATGAAAACTTCGCCGTGGAGGTGGGCAAGCTGACAGAACTAAGGAGCCTCACAGTTGATGGAAATGCTCACGAGGTCGATGATAACACATACAAGTGCCTGATGGAGTCTCTGTGCAGCTTGCACAAAATCCAAAACCTGGCAATCTTTGGGTCTGGAAGGGATTTGAGCGACTGGGAAGGTTGGGACCACTGGGAGCCTCACCGGAAGCTCAGCGAGTTCTTCATGTCATACACTGAGTTCCCTCGCCTGCCGGCGTGGGTGAACTCTACGTGTGTCCCGTACCTCTCCGAACTGACAATTGACGTGTCGACCGTGGAAGCGAAGGACCTGGACGCCCTTGCCAGGCTACCGCTGCTCAGCTTACTCCGTCTGAATGTCCGCCATAGATTTCCGTGGGCTGTAGCTGGTGGAGGAGGACTGTTTCAGAACCTGAGATTCTTGAATACCAACATGCCGCTCGCATTCCTACGGGGAGCGACGCCGAAGCTGAAGGACGTCGAACTCTACCCGCACGTATCCCAAGATGGTGATGCCAGTGACATCGGCTTGGGGAGCCTCCCGTTGCTCAAGACCGTCGAGGTTGCACTCGACTGTGAGGCTGCGACTCCCGCGCAGGTGGAGGAAGCAGAGGCGGCGTGGAGGCACACGGTGCACGCTCACCCCAACCGACCTGTTCTTTATTTgcgccgagagggagag aatCTGATGAAAGAAGACAGTGATCCTGACGAGGAGGAGATTTCAGACACTGATGAGGTTGACGGaaatgacgacgacgagattTCAGCACAAGAG CAGATATATACCAAGAAGATGAAAAGGGAGACGACTTAA
- the LOC102714506 gene encoding disease resistance protein Pik-2-like isoform X2, producing MEFATGAMGTLLPKLGKLLKEEHDLQKSVKDGIKFLKAELEIMQPTLKKVSNVPLDQLDEQVKFWARDIRDLSYDIEDIIDTFMLRVDAHEPTNNQHFMWLISKCRKLSLLRIQHKIGQDIKDVKNKIKELMERQDRYIIDNVAAKLPMTYDPRILALYENVSSLVGIDTAIDDIIKRLFDGDDTSMKLKIISVVGFGGLGKTTLAKAVFNKLKMQFECTGFISVGQKPNINKVLKDILIELKVPYMESSSERHLIDKLREHLEKRSNCGSKVITTTRISHVAKQVGDLYQMKPLSYENSKALLYRRIFGPEYEGRADNQMKLAEATEKILKKCGGVPLSVITIASMLVDKSVEDWFEVYDSIGFGTDNQDEVVQNTRKIISFSYYDLPPSLKTCLLYLSTYPEDYWIEKDILIWKWIAEGFVHEEQGKELFDIGERYFAELINRSMIQPTNACYYSNMVDGCYIHDMVLDLIRILATEENFVKILDRLHDEGNSSSQSSTCTVRRIALHMREQDDNNNDLAGRMTQLRSLNATECSAILMPSLVSFQVLRVLELTGCVVTKGSDLKHIGKLIQLRYLGLNYTSVAEVLPSEIGDLVHLQALGVGGVFSPALPATIVRLRKLAYLCVGMRKKIPPGVGNLTSLQYLQLNVECIDHEWPTFASELEKLTELRVLRAIMLGELKESSTISFVESLRRLRKLHHLEISCASMTETSGCLGWDKWDPPRQLRHFCNQNNYLPRLPPWVNSTSLPCLRNLFLYVLALETQHLDALARMPSLVDLNLYSKERFSYTVAGDGLLLFPNLRHFKTDVSLTFLRGASPKLVDVSLGMLVSCADATDCGGLENLPVLNHVMVRLFCEGATSREVEEAEAAWRHVGQVHPNHPTINVYRTEEGLMIKDKYDADDEHKIAGVDEVGRNGDHDEASAADQEFQPDSAAAKQAGEAAAAHQS from the exons ATGGAGTTTGCCACAGGCGCAATGGGTACACTCCTCCCTAAGTTGGGCAAACTACTTAAGGAGGAGCATGACCTACAAAAGAGTGTGAAGGATGGGATAAAGTTCCTCAAGGCTGAGCTCGAGATCATGCAACCTACCCTCAAGAAGGTCTCAAACGTGCCTCTAGACCAACTTGATGAGCAAGTAAAATTCTGGGCTAGGGATATTAGGGATCTGTCCTACGATATTGAGGATATCATTGACACATTCATGCTACGTGTTGATGCCCATGAGCCAACCAATAATCAACACTTCATGTGGCTAATTAGTAAGTGCCGTAAGTTATCCCTGCTAAGAATTCAGCACAAAATAGGCCAAGACATCAAAGATGTTAAGAACAAAATCAAAGAGCTGATGGAACGACAAGATAGGTACATAATTGATAATGTTGCTGCTAAGCTTCCAATGACCTATGACCCTCGTATCTTGGCATTGTATGAGAATGTTAGCAGTCTTGTTGGCATTGACACGGCAATTGATGATATAATCAAGAGGTTGTTTGATGGGGATGACACATCCATGAAGCTCAAGATAATATCTGTTGTTGGATTTGGGGGATTGGGCAAGACAACGCTTGCTAAAGCTGTATTTAACAAGCTTAAAATGCAGTTTGAATGTACCGGTTTTATTTCAGTGGGTCAAAAACCTAACATCAATAAAGTTCTCAAGGACATCTTAATTGAACTTAAGGTCCCATACATGGAGTCATCAAGTGAAAGACATCTTATTGATAAGCTTCGAGAACATCTTGAAAAGAGGAG TAATTGTGGAAGCAAAGTAATTACAACAACTCGTATTTCTCATGTTGCCAAACAAGTTGGTGATCTTTACCAGATGAAGCCACTTTCTTATGAAAACTCAAAAGCACTACTCTACAGAAGAATATTTGGCCCCGAATACGAAGGTCGAGCTGATAATCAAATGAAGTTGGCTGAGGCAACTGAAAAGATTTTAAAGAAATGTGGTGGAGTACCGCTGTCAGTGATTACTATAGCTAGTATGTTGGTTGATAAATCAGTTGAGGACTGGTTTGAGGTGTATGACTCTATTGGTTTTGGGACTGACAATCAAGACGAGGTAGTTCAAAACACGAGgaaaataatatcatttaGCTATTATGATCTACCTCCAAGCCTTAAGACATGTTTGTTGTACCTAAGCACATACCCAGAAGATTATTGGATTGAGAAGGATATTTTGATTTGGAAGTGGATAGCTGAAGGATTTGTCCACGAGGAACAAGGGAAGGAATTATTTGATATTGGTGAGAGATACTTTGCCGAGCTTATAAATAGGAGTATGATCCAGCCAACAAACGCTTGTTATTATTCTAACATGGTGGATGGTTGTTACATACATGACATGGTGCTCGACCTTATTCGGATCCTGGCAACCGAAGAAAACtttgtaaaaatattagaCAGATTGCATGATGAGGGCAACTCGTCTTCTCAGAGCAGTACATGTACTGTCCGCAGGATTGCATTGCACATGAGGGAGCaagatgacaataataatgaccTGGCTGGCCGGATGACACAGTTGAGGTCACTCAATGCCACTGAATGCTCTGCTATCTTGATGCCCTCACTAGTGAGTTTTCAGGTTCTACGTGTTCTAGAACTAACGGGATGTGTTGTGACGAAAGGCAGTGACCTCAAGCATATCGGGAAGCTAATACAACTAAGGTACCTTGGGCTTAATTACACCAGTGTTGCTGAAGTACTTCCAAGTGAAATAGGGGATCTTGTGCACCTGCAGGCACTGGGCGTCGGTGGGGTTTTCTCTCCAGCACTGCCAGCGACTATCGTCAGGCTTAGGAAGCTGGCGTACCTTTGTGTCGGTATGAGAAAGAAAATTCCACCCGGTGTTGGCAACTTGACGTCCTTGCAATACCTACAGCTGAATGTGGAATGCATCGATCATGAGTGGCCAACCTTCGCCTCGGAGCTGGAGAAGCTAACAGAGCTGAGGGTGCTCCGGGCTATTATGTTGGGTGAGCTGAAAGAGAGCTCGACGATATCTTTTGTGGAGTCTCTGCGCAGGCTGCGCAAACTCCACCACCTGGAGATCAGCTGCGCCTCGATGACCGAAACGAGCGGCTGCTTAGGCTGGGACAAGTGGGATCCCCCGCGGCAGCTCCGCCACTTCTGCAACCAGAATAACTACCTTCCTCGGCTACCACCGTGGGTGAACTCCACCTCCCTCCCGTGCCTGCGCAACCTGTTCCTTTATGTCCTGGCACTAGAAACTCAACATCTGGACGCCCTTGCAAGGATGCCCAGCCTCGTTGATCTCAACCTTTACAGCAAGGAGAGATTTTCGTATACTGTCGCTGGTGATGGATTATTGTTATTCCCAAACCTGAGACACTTCAAGACGGACGTATCGCTCACATTCCTCCGGGGAGCGTCGCCAAAGCTCGTGGATGTTTCACTCGGTATGCTGGTGTCCTGCGCTGATGCCACCGATTGCGGTGGCTTGGAGAACCTCCCTGTTCTCAATCATGTCATGGTCCGCCTCTTCTGCGAAGGTGCCACTAGCAGAGAGGTGGAGGAAGCTGAAGCGGCATGGAGGCATGTGGGTCAAGTCCACCCGAACCATCCAACCATTAATGTGTACCGTACAGAGGAG GGCCTGATGATAAAAGACAAGTACGATGCTGATGATGAGCACAAGATCGCAGGTGTGGATGAAGTTGGCAGAAACGGCGATCACGATGAGGCTTCAGCTGCGGACCAAGAG TTCCAGCCGGATAGCGCTGCAGCCAAACAGGCAGGGGAGGCTGCGGCTGCGCACCAATCTTGA
- the LOC102714506 gene encoding disease resistance protein RGA5-like isoform X1 has translation MEFATGAMGTLLPKLGKLLKEEHDLQKSVKDGIKFLKAELEIMQPTLKKVSNVPLDQLDEQVKFWARDIRDLSYDIEDIIDTFMLRVDAHEPTNNQHFMWLISKCRKLSLLRIQHKIGQDIKDVKNKIKELMERQDRYIIDNVAAKLPMTYDPRILALYENVSSLVGIDTAIDDIIKRLFDGDDTSMKLKIISVVGFGGLGKTTLAKAVFNKLKMQFECTGFISVGQKPNINKVLKDILIELKVPYMESSSERHLIDKLREHLEKRRYLIVIDDIWETSTWGIIKCVFVDSNCGSKVITTTRISHVAKQVGDLYQMKPLSYENSKALLYRRIFGPEYEGRADNQMKLAEATEKILKKCGGVPLSVITIASMLVDKSVEDWFEVYDSIGFGTDNQDEVVQNTRKIISFSYYDLPPSLKTCLLYLSTYPEDYWIEKDILIWKWIAEGFVHEEQGKELFDIGERYFAELINRSMIQPTNACYYSNMVDGCYIHDMVLDLIRILATEENFVKILDRLHDEGNSSSQSSTCTVRRIALHMREQDDNNNDLAGRMTQLRSLNATECSAILMPSLVSFQVLRVLELTGCVVTKGSDLKHIGKLIQLRYLGLNYTSVAEVLPSEIGDLVHLQALGVGGVFSPALPATIVRLRKLAYLCVGMRKKIPPGVGNLTSLQYLQLNVECIDHEWPTFASELEKLTELRVLRAIMLGELKESSTISFVESLRRLRKLHHLEISCASMTETSGCLGWDKWDPPRQLRHFCNQNNYLPRLPPWVNSTSLPCLRNLFLYVLALETQHLDALARMPSLVDLNLYSKERFSYTVAGDGLLLFPNLRHFKTDVSLTFLRGASPKLVDVSLGMLVSCADATDCGGLENLPVLNHVMVRLFCEGATSREVEEAEAAWRHVGQVHPNHPTINVYRTEEGLMIKDKYDADDEHKIAGVDEVGRNGDHDEASAADQEFQPDSAAAKQAGEAAAAHQS, from the exons ATGGAGTTTGCCACAGGCGCAATGGGTACACTCCTCCCTAAGTTGGGCAAACTACTTAAGGAGGAGCATGACCTACAAAAGAGTGTGAAGGATGGGATAAAGTTCCTCAAGGCTGAGCTCGAGATCATGCAACCTACCCTCAAGAAGGTCTCAAACGTGCCTCTAGACCAACTTGATGAGCAAGTAAAATTCTGGGCTAGGGATATTAGGGATCTGTCCTACGATATTGAGGATATCATTGACACATTCATGCTACGTGTTGATGCCCATGAGCCAACCAATAATCAACACTTCATGTGGCTAATTAGTAAGTGCCGTAAGTTATCCCTGCTAAGAATTCAGCACAAAATAGGCCAAGACATCAAAGATGTTAAGAACAAAATCAAAGAGCTGATGGAACGACAAGATAGGTACATAATTGATAATGTTGCTGCTAAGCTTCCAATGACCTATGACCCTCGTATCTTGGCATTGTATGAGAATGTTAGCAGTCTTGTTGGCATTGACACGGCAATTGATGATATAATCAAGAGGTTGTTTGATGGGGATGACACATCCATGAAGCTCAAGATAATATCTGTTGTTGGATTTGGGGGATTGGGCAAGACAACGCTTGCTAAAGCTGTATTTAACAAGCTTAAAATGCAGTTTGAATGTACCGGTTTTATTTCAGTGGGTCAAAAACCTAACATCAATAAAGTTCTCAAGGACATCTTAATTGAACTTAAGGTCCCATACATGGAGTCATCAAGTGAAAGACATCTTATTGATAAGCTTCGAGAACATCTTGAAAAGAGGAG GTATCTCATAGTTATTGATGACATATGGGAGACATCCACATGGGGAATAATTAAATGTGTTTTCGTTGACAGTAATTGTGGAAGCAAAGTAATTACAACAACTCGTATTTCTCATGTTGCCAAACAAGTTGGTGATCTTTACCAGATGAAGCCACTTTCTTATGAAAACTCAAAAGCACTACTCTACAGAAGAATATTTGGCCCCGAATACGAAGGTCGAGCTGATAATCAAATGAAGTTGGCTGAGGCAACTGAAAAGATTTTAAAGAAATGTGGTGGAGTACCGCTGTCAGTGATTACTATAGCTAGTATGTTGGTTGATAAATCAGTTGAGGACTGGTTTGAGGTGTATGACTCTATTGGTTTTGGGACTGACAATCAAGACGAGGTAGTTCAAAACACGAGgaaaataatatcatttaGCTATTATGATCTACCTCCAAGCCTTAAGACATGTTTGTTGTACCTAAGCACATACCCAGAAGATTATTGGATTGAGAAGGATATTTTGATTTGGAAGTGGATAGCTGAAGGATTTGTCCACGAGGAACAAGGGAAGGAATTATTTGATATTGGTGAGAGATACTTTGCCGAGCTTATAAATAGGAGTATGATCCAGCCAACAAACGCTTGTTATTATTCTAACATGGTGGATGGTTGTTACATACATGACATGGTGCTCGACCTTATTCGGATCCTGGCAACCGAAGAAAACtttgtaaaaatattagaCAGATTGCATGATGAGGGCAACTCGTCTTCTCAGAGCAGTACATGTACTGTCCGCAGGATTGCATTGCACATGAGGGAGCaagatgacaataataatgaccTGGCTGGCCGGATGACACAGTTGAGGTCACTCAATGCCACTGAATGCTCTGCTATCTTGATGCCCTCACTAGTGAGTTTTCAGGTTCTACGTGTTCTAGAACTAACGGGATGTGTTGTGACGAAAGGCAGTGACCTCAAGCATATCGGGAAGCTAATACAACTAAGGTACCTTGGGCTTAATTACACCAGTGTTGCTGAAGTACTTCCAAGTGAAATAGGGGATCTTGTGCACCTGCAGGCACTGGGCGTCGGTGGGGTTTTCTCTCCAGCACTGCCAGCGACTATCGTCAGGCTTAGGAAGCTGGCGTACCTTTGTGTCGGTATGAGAAAGAAAATTCCACCCGGTGTTGGCAACTTGACGTCCTTGCAATACCTACAGCTGAATGTGGAATGCATCGATCATGAGTGGCCAACCTTCGCCTCGGAGCTGGAGAAGCTAACAGAGCTGAGGGTGCTCCGGGCTATTATGTTGGGTGAGCTGAAAGAGAGCTCGACGATATCTTTTGTGGAGTCTCTGCGCAGGCTGCGCAAACTCCACCACCTGGAGATCAGCTGCGCCTCGATGACCGAAACGAGCGGCTGCTTAGGCTGGGACAAGTGGGATCCCCCGCGGCAGCTCCGCCACTTCTGCAACCAGAATAACTACCTTCCTCGGCTACCACCGTGGGTGAACTCCACCTCCCTCCCGTGCCTGCGCAACCTGTTCCTTTATGTCCTGGCACTAGAAACTCAACATCTGGACGCCCTTGCAAGGATGCCCAGCCTCGTTGATCTCAACCTTTACAGCAAGGAGAGATTTTCGTATACTGTCGCTGGTGATGGATTATTGTTATTCCCAAACCTGAGACACTTCAAGACGGACGTATCGCTCACATTCCTCCGGGGAGCGTCGCCAAAGCTCGTGGATGTTTCACTCGGTATGCTGGTGTCCTGCGCTGATGCCACCGATTGCGGTGGCTTGGAGAACCTCCCTGTTCTCAATCATGTCATGGTCCGCCTCTTCTGCGAAGGTGCCACTAGCAGAGAGGTGGAGGAAGCTGAAGCGGCATGGAGGCATGTGGGTCAAGTCCACCCGAACCATCCAACCATTAATGTGTACCGTACAGAGGAG GGCCTGATGATAAAAGACAAGTACGATGCTGATGATGAGCACAAGATCGCAGGTGTGGATGAAGTTGGCAGAAACGGCGATCACGATGAGGCTTCAGCTGCGGACCAAGAG TTCCAGCCGGATAGCGCTGCAGCCAAACAGGCAGGGGAGGCTGCGGCTGCGCACCAATCTTGA